One stretch of Paraburkholderia fungorum DNA includes these proteins:
- a CDS encoding DUF979 domain-containing protein, with product MTFTINYLFWLLGLVLLVIGGMIVTDKDHPRRFTAGGFWILYALIFLIGDRLPPAVVGVAVIVMALIAGFGGVTAAKPKTLSLEARKASAARLGNKLFVPALTIPVVTVIVTLSASHLIFGGVPLIEKANVTLIGFGIGCVIALAIACVMTRDTVGQSMKEARRLVDALSWAAVLPQMLGMLGLVFSDAGVGKAVAHVTTSYISLDYRFVAVAVYCIGMALFTMVMGNGFAAFPVMTGGVGVPILVGVFHGNPAVMAAIGMFSGYCGTLMTPMAANFNMVPVALLELPDKNAVIKVQIPTALTMLVINIFLLNFLMFL from the coding sequence ATGACCTTCACCATCAACTATCTTTTCTGGCTGCTGGGCCTCGTGCTGCTGGTGATCGGCGGCATGATCGTCACGGATAAGGACCACCCGCGCCGCTTCACCGCCGGCGGCTTCTGGATTCTCTACGCGCTGATCTTCCTGATCGGCGACCGGTTGCCGCCCGCCGTCGTCGGTGTCGCGGTGATCGTGATGGCGCTGATTGCCGGCTTCGGCGGCGTCACGGCGGCAAAGCCCAAAACCTTGTCGCTCGAAGCGCGCAAGGCGAGCGCCGCGCGCCTCGGCAACAAGCTGTTCGTGCCTGCGCTGACGATTCCGGTCGTGACGGTGATCGTCACGCTGTCGGCGAGTCATCTGATCTTCGGCGGCGTTCCGCTGATCGAAAAAGCCAACGTCACGCTGATCGGCTTCGGCATCGGCTGCGTGATCGCGCTCGCGATTGCCTGCGTGATGACGCGCGACACGGTCGGTCAGTCGATGAAGGAAGCGCGCCGGCTGGTCGACGCGTTGTCATGGGCCGCCGTGCTGCCGCAAATGCTCGGCATGCTCGGCCTCGTGTTCTCCGACGCGGGCGTCGGCAAGGCGGTCGCGCACGTCACCACGTCGTACATCAGCCTCGATTACCGCTTCGTCGCGGTGGCCGTGTACTGCATCGGCATGGCGCTGTTCACGATGGTGATGGGCAACGGCTTCGCGGCGTTTCCGGTGATGACGGGCGGTGTGGGCGTGCCGATTCTGGTTGGCGTGTTCCATGGCAACCCGGCGGTGATGGCGGCAATCGGCATGTTTTCCGGCTACTGCGGCACGCTGATGACGCCGATGGCCGCGAACTTCAACATGGTGCCGGTCGCGTTGCTGGAGTTGCCGGACAAGAACGCGGTGATCAAGGTGCAGATACCGACGGCGCTGACCATGCTGGTCATCAACATCTTTCTGCTGAATTTCCTGATGTTTTTATAG
- a CDS encoding DUF969 domain-containing protein: protein MQTTVSLWPLIGVAVIIVGFLLRFNPMLIVAVAAIVTGLAANFPPEKILALIGTGFIKTRNIPLIILLPLAVIGLLERHGLRERAQAWISSIKAATAGRLLIVYLLVRELTAAVGLTGLGGHPQMVRPLIAPMAEGAAETRFGKLSDAVRFRLRAFSAATDNVGLFFGEDVFVAFGAIVLMTTFLKEAGIVVEPIHVAVWGIPTAICAFIVHGFRLYLLDRRLERELRGNAPSSSTQPAAGDKA from the coding sequence ATGCAGACAACTGTCAGTCTATGGCCGCTGATTGGCGTGGCCGTTATCATCGTCGGCTTTTTATTGCGCTTCAATCCGATGCTGATCGTGGCCGTCGCCGCGATCGTCACCGGCCTCGCCGCGAATTTTCCGCCCGAAAAAATTCTTGCGCTGATCGGCACCGGCTTCATCAAGACGCGCAATATCCCGCTGATCATTCTTCTGCCGCTCGCGGTGATCGGCCTGCTCGAACGGCATGGCCTGCGCGAACGCGCACAAGCGTGGATCAGCAGCATCAAGGCGGCGACCGCCGGGCGTCTGCTGATCGTTTATCTGCTGGTGCGCGAACTCACCGCTGCGGTCGGTCTGACCGGACTCGGCGGACATCCGCAAATGGTGCGTCCGCTGATCGCGCCAATGGCCGAAGGCGCAGCCGAAACCCGCTTCGGCAAACTCAGCGACGCGGTGCGATTCCGCCTGCGCGCATTCTCCGCCGCCACCGACAACGTCGGCCTGTTCTTCGGCGAAGATGTTTTCGTCGCCTTCGGCGCCATCGTGCTGATGACCACCTTCCTGAAAGAGGCAGGCATTGTCGTCGAGCCGATTCACGTGGCCGTGTGGGGCATTCCGACTGCGATCTGCGCGTTCATCGTGCACGGCTTCCGGCTGTATCTGCTCGACCGGCGGCTCGAACGCGAACTGCGCGGCAACGCGCCGTCTTCGTCGACGCAACCCGCTGCGGGAGACAAGGCATGA
- a CDS encoding TraB/GumN family protein, with amino-acid sequence MPDAVAARRIARRSRDGGRRAAFARRWGARALTGAVLLGVCTFPAMRLAPSGLAYAAGAAANTPAQAGRPAVQVPGVPPSPPASLPGFHSAPSLPPASPGTTASGPVRAQPARMPFYVATRGTTTIYLLGTLHVGDPNDYPATQPFRPQILAALAASPTLALELSPDELLVSQDDVSKYGVCRHDCLPGLLPEPLWHKLAMRLRGNPAALDAIKKMRPWLASLVVETYDSLSAGLQTEYGSEAQLQNVYLKTRGKIVGLETLPQQMRAFTNLSLAQQREMLAQDLVQTPAQNVADVRALHRLWQVGDADAIAAWQAAKSENLARDKRVSDSIDNKIVYERNRRFVSRMLQIAAPNKPVFVAIGALHLGGPKGVLQLLRQRGFVVEPG; translated from the coding sequence ATGCCTGATGCAGTGGCGGCGCGTCGTATTGCGCGCCGCTCGCGTGACGGTGGCCGCCGTGCCGCTTTCGCGCGCCGCTGGGGAGCGCGCGCACTGACCGGTGCCGTGCTCCTTGGCGTCTGTACTTTTCCCGCGATGCGTCTTGCGCCGTCCGGTCTCGCCTACGCCGCGGGCGCGGCCGCCAATACGCCCGCGCAGGCGGGACGTCCGGCGGTTCAGGTGCCGGGTGTGCCGCCATCGCCGCCCGCCAGTCTGCCGGGCTTTCACAGCGCGCCTTCGTTGCCGCCCGCCTCGCCGGGCACGACTGCCAGCGGTCCGGTGCGCGCGCAGCCGGCGCGCATGCCGTTCTATGTCGCCACGCGCGGCACGACCACGATCTATCTGCTGGGCACGCTGCATGTCGGCGATCCGAACGACTATCCGGCGACGCAGCCGTTCCGTCCGCAGATTCTCGCCGCGCTGGCCGCGTCGCCGACGCTCGCGCTCGAACTGTCGCCCGACGAACTGCTGGTGTCGCAAGACGATGTGTCGAAGTACGGCGTCTGCCGGCACGACTGTCTGCCGGGCTTGTTGCCCGAGCCGCTGTGGCACAAGCTGGCGATGAGATTGCGCGGCAATCCCGCCGCGCTCGATGCAATCAAGAAGATGCGGCCGTGGCTCGCGTCGCTGGTCGTCGAAACCTACGATTCGCTGAGCGCCGGCTTGCAGACTGAGTACGGCTCGGAAGCGCAATTGCAGAACGTGTATCTGAAGACGCGCGGCAAGATCGTCGGCCTCGAAACCTTGCCGCAGCAAATGCGCGCGTTCACGAATCTGTCGCTCGCGCAGCAGCGCGAAATGCTCGCGCAGGATCTCGTGCAAACGCCCGCGCAAAACGTCGCGGATGTGCGGGCGTTGCACCGGCTATGGCAGGTCGGCGATGCGGATGCGATCGCCGCCTGGCAGGCCGCCAAATCCGAAAATCTGGCGCGCGACAAGCGCGTTTCCGATTCGATCGACAACAAGATCGTCTACGAACGCAACCGCCGTTTCGTCTCGCGGATGCTGCAGATCGCCGCGCCGAACAAGCCGGTGTTCGTGGCCATCGGCGCGTTGCATCTGGGCGGCCCGAAGGGCGTGCTGCAGCTTTTGCGGCAGCGCGGCTTCGTGGTCGAGCCGGGCTGA